In Pyrus communis chromosome 1, drPyrComm1.1, whole genome shotgun sequence, the following are encoded in one genomic region:
- the LOC137731990 gene encoding ribonuclease S-7-like codes for MESKLVQIIFFFLFVTVSSAYTPFQYFMHVQFWPAAECQAIGGVNKCHIMQPSHLQFTIHGLWPANKSSSSSLTCMGDAFNVNGMDDALKKELLSSWWDWKKGKHVEFWQGEYDKHGKCSDNVFPKTEYFRKTLATYHDFDIAQILQKANIVPQPLQPKMSLYKLYSIDQITKAIESETGGHSVNIRCYQQIQKQSKKLIYLAQVALCYDESGNNRIDCDPGETTSCKFDDKLPETVPSIAHIKLW; via the exons ATGGAGTCAAAGTTAGTGCAaatcatatttttcttcttgtttgtcACAGTTTCATCCGCTTACACACCATTCCAATACTTTATGCATGTTCAGTTCTGGCCAGCTGCTGAATGCCAAGCTATAGGGGGGGTGAATAAATGCCACATCATGCAACCATCTCATCTTCAGTTCACTATTCATGGTCTCTGGCCTGCGAATAAATCATCCTCTTCATCCCTTACCTGCATGGGGGATGCCTTTAATGTGAATGGG ATGGATGATGCACTGAAAAAGGAGCTACTCAGTTCGTGGTGGGATTGGAAAAAAGGGAAGCATGTCGAATTCTGGCAAGGAGAGTATGATAAGCACGGAAAGTGCTCCGACAACGTGTTCCCGAAGACCGAGTACTTCCGGAAGACCCTAGCGACGTACCATGATTTTGATATAGCTCAAATCCTGCAGAAGGCTAATATTGTACCCCAACCACTTCAGCCAAAGATGTCGTTATACAAATTGTACTCCATCGATCAGATAACAAAGGCCATTGAGTCCGAAACCGGCGGACATTCCGTCAATATCAGATGCTATCAACAAATCCAGAAGCAGagcaagaaattaatatatttggCCCAAGTCGCCCTCTGCTATGATGAATCTGGCAATAACAGAATTGACTGTGATCCAGGCGAAACAACCAGTTGCAAGTTTGACGACAAACTCCCGGAAACTGTACCAAGTATAGCCCACATAAAGCTATGGTAA